A region from the Vicia villosa cultivar HV-30 ecotype Madison, WI linkage group LG3, Vvil1.0, whole genome shotgun sequence genome encodes:
- the LOC131658348 gene encoding uncharacterized protein LOC131658348, with amino-acid sequence MDKSWISNNSVTQEEYIRDINMEDVDRETFINEHNVQQYEVGDNSDKFFKLLKEAEQNLYPGCKFTKLSFIVHLYHLKCLNGWTDKSFSMLLELLCDAFPKENTLPKSFYETKKIISGLGLSYEKIHVCPNECILYRKDLAHANVCPTCGISRWKVNSDDVEGRKKIPAKVLRWFPLKSRLQRLFMSSKTASSMTWHEDSRTRDGLMRHPADSFAWKDFDHRYPDFSSDPRNVRLGLASDGFNPFKTMTISHSTWPVVLIPYNLPPWMCMKQPNFILSLLIPGPKGPGNNIDVYMQPLVEELKELWEIGVKTFDACKKESFQMRAAIMWTINDFPAYANLSGWSTKGRYACPCCGFDTASKWLRYSKKFSYMCHRRWLEPDHKWRNNRGHFDGDQEFRAPPKVPNGSTALRQLKNRENKVLSPWKKKSIFFSLPYWEYNVLRHNLDVMHIEKNVCDNIVGTLLNLERKSKDNDKARYDLIHMNIRSQLHPRMHQSNGRKYLPRACYQMTSNEKESFLEVLKNMKSSDECVSSIPRCVQVKQRKIFGLKSYDCHLLMQEFLPIAMKGCLPNKVSKVISDLCRFFKELCSKVLSEHNLEHLEKRIAKTLCQLEKIFPPSFFTIMVHLVIHLAYEAKIGGPVHYRWMYPIERFLFTLKSFVRNRARPEGSIAEGYLANECLIFCSRYLSTVETRFTRPCRNDDSSFVENANVFNPRGRPLGRKNHVGFTVKKRKRVSRVSLDKKTLLQAHRYVLFNNTNVDPFQREHIDFIKRRNQNRRLSPYEIDKIHSRTFPDWFCERVARLEEQGSVIVTDEIRWLARGPLEKVRNYSGYIVNGVRFHTKKRERCLKTQNSGICVTVKTKSYASTRDKRPKEGEINYYGALIDIIQLDYAGKYKVVLFKCDWVDINKGCNIDDLGLTLVNFNYLQH; translated from the exons aTGGATAAGAGTTGGATATCAAATAACTCTGTAACTCAAGAGGAGTACATTAGAG ATATAAATATGGAGGATGTGGATCGAGAAACATTCATAAACGAACATAATGTTCAACAATATGAAGTGGGTGATAATTCAGATAAGTTCTTTAAGTTGTTGAAGGAGGCAGAACAAAATCTTTATCCGGGTTGTAAGTTTACCAAACTATCATTCATCGTACACCTGTACCACTTAAAGTGTCTAAATGGATGGACAGACAAAAGCTTTTCAATGCTTCTAGAGTTGTTATGTGATGCATTTCCAAAAGAAAATACATTGCCAAAGTCATtttatgagacaaagaagattaTTTCAGGGTTGGGATTATCAtatgaaaaaatccatgtttgtCCTAATGAATGTATATTGTATCGGAAGGATTTGGCTCATGCTAATGTTTGCCCTACATGCGGTATCTCAAGATGGAAAGTCAACTCCGACGATGTTGAAGGTAGAAAAAAGATACCTGCTAAGGTTCTTCGTTGGTTTCCTCTTAAGTCTAGATTACAAAGACTTTTTATGTCATCAAAAACTGCTTCTTCCATGACATGGCATGAAGATAGTCGAACTAGAGATGGACTCATGAGACATCCAGCAGATTCTTTTGCTTGGAAGGATTTTGATCATCGATATCCCGATTTTTCAAGCGACCCTCGAAACGTTCGACTAGGTTTAGCTTCAGATGGCTTTAATCCATTCAAAACCATGACAATTTCTCACTCCACTTGGCCTGTTGTCTTGATTCCATACAATCTTCCTCCGTGGATGTGTATGAAGCAACCGAATTTCATACTCTCGTTGCTTATTCCTGGTCCAAAAGGTCCTGGTAATAATATTGATGTATATATGCAGCCTCTTGTGGAAGAATTAAAGGAATTATGGGAAATCGGGGTCAAAACGTTTGATGCATGTAAAAAAGAGTCATTTCAAATGCGTGCTGCAATCATGTGGACTATCAATGATTTCCCTGCTTATGCAAATTTGTCAGGTTGGAGCACTAAAGGTCGATATGCTTGTCCATGTTGTGGTTTTGACACAGCCTCTAAGTGGTTGCGTTATAGTAAAAAGTTTTCTTATATGTGTCATCGACGCTGGTTAGAGCCTGATCATAAGTGGAGAAACAATAGAGGACATTTTGATGGAGACCAAGAGTTTAGAGCTCCTCCTAAGGTACCCAATGGAAGTACTGCATTGAGACAATTGAAAAATCGTGAAAACAAGGTGTTGTCCCCATGGAAAAAGAAAAGCATTTTTTTCTCATTGCCATATTGGGAATATAATGTTCTTCGTCATAATCTTGATGtgatgcatattgaaaaaaatgtttgTGATAACATTGTTGGGACATTATTAAATTTAGAAAGAAAATCAAAGGATAATGATAAGGCCCGTTATGATCTTATACACATGAACATAAGAAGTCAACTACACCCGAGGATGCATCAAAGTAATGGTAGAAAGTATTTGCCTAGAGCTTGTTACCAAATGACATCAAATGAGAAAGAATCTTTCTTGGAAGTTCTAAAGAATATGAAATCTTCTGATGAGTGTGTTTCTAGTATTCCAAGATGCGTGCAAGTGAAACAACGCAAGATATTTGGTCTCAAAAGTTATGATTGTCATCTCTTAATGCAAGAGTTTCTTCCTATTGCTATGAAAGGTTGTTTGCCCAACAAAGTGAGTAAAGTGATTAGCGATCTTTGTCGTTTCTTCAAAGAACTATGTAGTAAAGTGCTTAGTGAGCATAATTTGGAGCACTTGGAAAAACGAATAGCAAAAACGTTGTGCCAATTAGAAAAGATTTTCCCTCCATCTTTCTTCACTATAATGGTGCATTTGGTAATCCATTTGGCATATGAGGCAAAAATTGGTGGACCAGTTCATTATCGATGGATGTATCCAATTGAAAG GTTCCTTTTTACTCTAAAGTCATTTGTTCGTAATCGAGCTCGCCCTGAAGGGTCTATTGCAGAGGGTTATTTAGCTAATGAATGTTTGATATTTTGTTCACGATATCTCTCTACGGTGGAAACACGATTTACTCGACCTTGTCGAAATGATGATTCCTCCTTTGTAGAAAATGCAAATGTGTTTAATCCTAGAGGTAGACCTTTGGGGAGAAAAAACCATGTTGGGTTTACagtgaagaaaaggaaaagagttTCTCGAGTTTCTCTTGATAAAAAAACATTGCTACAAGCACATAGATATGTGCTTTTCAACAACACTAATGTTGACCCCTTTCAAAG AGAACACATTGACTTTATCAAGAGACGTAATCAAAATCGTCGGCTATCACCATATGAAATTGACAAAATTCATAGTCGAACATTTCCTGATTGGTTTTGCGAAAGA GTAGCACGATTAGAAGAACAAGGAAGTGTTATAGTTACAGATGAAATCAGATGGTTAGCACGGGGGCCATTAGAAAAAGTGAGAAACTATAGTGGCTATATTGTTAATGGAGTTAGATTTCATACAAAGAAGAGGGAAAGGTGTTTAAAGACTCAAAATAGTGGAATTTGTGTTACTGTTAAGACCAAAAGTTATGCTAGTACACGAGACAAACGCCCTAAGGAAGGAGAAATAAACTACTATGGTGCATTGATAGATATAATTCAGTTGGATTATGCAGGAAAGTATAAAGTTGTACTTTTCAAGTGTGATTGGGTTGACATAAATAAGGGGTGCAATATTGATGATTTGGGTTTGACATTAGTAAATTTTAATTACTTGCAACATTGA
- the LOC131658347 gene encoding uncharacterized protein LOC131658347, translated as MKISVEEVTKLLITGAIALKGLGGVLFIFGSSFGALLLLLHQLIATPIRYDFYNFDNEDKEFTQLFIKFTQNLAVFGALLFFIGMKNSIPRRQPKKAPKTKTY; from the exons ATGAAAATATCTGTTGAAGAAGTT ACGAAACTTTTGATTACTGGGGCTATTGCTCTGAAGGGCCTTGGAGGGGTTCTATTCATCTTTGGAAGCTCTTTCGGAGCTTTGCTACTG CTTCTGCATCAGTTGATTGCTACTCCAATTCGTTATGATTTTTACAATTTCGATAACGAGGACAAAGAATTCACTCAGCTTTTCATCAAATTTACACAG AACCTGGCTGTTTTTGGAGCTCTGTTGTTTTTCATTGGGATGAAAAACTCCATTCCTAGAAGGCAACCAAAGAAGGCTCCGAAAACAAAAACCTATTAG